One Falsihalocynthiibacter arcticus DNA segment encodes these proteins:
- the tssH gene encoding type VI secretion system ATPase TssH: MTEISRVALFGKLNSLGYKSVEGATVFCKMRGNPYVEIVHWLAQIVQLPDSDFHKIITHYKVDQSRLASDMTRALDALPRGASTISDLSQHLEDAMERAWVYGSLLYSASQVRTGHLVLGMMKTKQLQNIFLGISKEFARILPDDLADNFATITEGSPEESLVAMDGSHTGGGAVPGEASGAMSPASMGKEEALQQYCTDMTQQAKDGKIDPIVGRDQEIRQIVDVLMRRRQNNPILTGEAGVGKTAVVEGFALRIARGDVPPALQGARLLALDVGLLQAGASMKGEFENRLKAVIEEVQASATPIIMFIDETHTLVGAGGAAGTGDAANLLKPALARGTLRTIGATTWAEYKKHIEKDPALSRRFQVVAVEEPSVPKAILMMRGIASMLEKHHGVQVLDEAIEAAVKMSARYIPARQLPDKSVSVLDTTCARVAISQHAVPAEVDDCRKRIDSLTTELEIIDRDGTAGYDVEDRRMVISELKKSEETRLAELDVRWEAEKVVVKDILDLRAQLREGAAAVDTANDPVAEAVQSEDLPEGEEAQAAETSVLDAEARAELMAQLKAKNIELQALQGETGLILPIVDEQAVATVIGDWTGIPVGRMVSDELETVLNLETHLAKRVIGQDHAMKMIAKRIQTSRAKLDNPSKPIGVFLLAGTSGVGKTETALAIAEVLYGGEQNVITINMSEYQEAHTVSSLKGAPPGYVGYGEGGVLTEAVRRKPYSVVLLDEVEKAHPDVHEVFFQVFDKGVMEDGEGRVIDFKNTLILLTSNAGSDLIMDMCADPELMPEIDGITKALREPLLKIFPAALLGRLVTIPYYPLSPDMIGKITVLQLNRIKKRTMENHGVPFEYTDAVVDEIVNRCQELESGGRMIDTIVTNTMLPEISSEFLTRMMEGKHVSKVSIDVKDHDFVYSFE; encoded by the coding sequence ATGACCGAGATCAGTCGCGTTGCTTTGTTTGGAAAGCTGAATTCGCTGGGGTATAAATCCGTCGAGGGTGCCACAGTTTTTTGCAAAATGCGGGGCAACCCCTATGTTGAAATCGTACATTGGTTGGCGCAAATCGTACAGCTTCCTGACAGCGATTTTCATAAAATCATCACGCATTACAAAGTCGATCAATCGCGCCTTGCTTCGGATATGACGCGCGCATTGGATGCGCTTCCGCGTGGAGCAAGCACGATTTCCGACCTGTCCCAGCACCTCGAAGATGCGATGGAGCGGGCATGGGTTTATGGCTCGCTGTTGTATTCAGCGTCGCAAGTTCGCACCGGTCACTTGGTTCTTGGGATGATGAAAACCAAGCAGTTGCAGAATATTTTCCTCGGGATTTCAAAAGAGTTCGCACGCATCCTTCCAGATGATTTGGCCGATAATTTCGCCACCATCACAGAAGGGTCCCCTGAAGAGTCATTGGTAGCGATGGATGGATCGCACACGGGTGGCGGTGCGGTTCCGGGTGAAGCATCAGGCGCGATGTCGCCTGCGTCGATGGGCAAGGAAGAGGCCCTTCAGCAGTATTGCACAGATATGACCCAGCAAGCCAAAGACGGCAAAATCGACCCTATTGTTGGGCGCGATCAGGAAATTCGCCAGATTGTCGATGTGCTTATGCGGCGTCGGCAAAACAACCCGATCCTCACGGGCGAGGCGGGTGTTGGTAAAACGGCGGTCGTTGAAGGCTTTGCCCTTCGGATTGCCCGCGGCGATGTACCGCCTGCGTTGCAAGGCGCACGCCTTTTGGCGCTTGATGTGGGTCTATTGCAGGCGGGTGCCTCAATGAAGGGCGAGTTTGAAAACCGTCTTAAGGCTGTTATTGAAGAAGTTCAGGCCTCGGCGACGCCGATCATTATGTTTATCGACGAGACGCACACGCTTGTTGGTGCGGGTGGCGCTGCGGGAACGGGCGATGCCGCCAACTTGCTCAAACCTGCGTTGGCACGTGGTACACTTAGAACGATTGGCGCGACAACTTGGGCCGAGTATAAAAAACATATCGAAAAAGATCCGGCATTGTCGCGTCGTTTCCAAGTGGTTGCAGTGGAAGAGCCCAGTGTCCCTAAGGCGATTTTGATGATGCGGGGCATCGCGTCGATGCTCGAGAAACACCACGGCGTTCAGGTCCTTGATGAGGCAATCGAAGCTGCAGTTAAGATGTCAGCGCGGTATATACCCGCCCGCCAATTGCCCGACAAATCGGTAAGCGTGCTTGATACAACCTGTGCGCGGGTCGCGATTAGCCAACACGCCGTTCCAGCCGAAGTTGATGATTGCCGCAAGCGCATCGATTCTTTGACCACCGAGCTTGAGATTATCGACCGCGATGGTACCGCCGGTTATGACGTCGAAGATCGGCGTATGGTCATTTCGGAACTCAAGAAATCCGAAGAAACGCGTCTCGCTGAGCTGGATGTGCGTTGGGAAGCGGAGAAGGTTGTCGTCAAAGACATCCTCGACTTGCGAGCTCAGTTGCGCGAAGGCGCGGCGGCGGTTGATACTGCGAATGATCCCGTGGCGGAGGCTGTGCAAAGTGAAGACCTTCCAGAAGGGGAGGAAGCGCAAGCGGCTGAGACGTCTGTTCTGGATGCAGAAGCGCGCGCCGAGTTGATGGCGCAACTCAAAGCCAAAAATATCGAACTTCAGGCGCTTCAAGGCGAAACAGGCCTGATCCTTCCGATTGTCGATGAACAGGCCGTCGCGACGGTTATTGGGGATTGGACTGGGATTCCGGTTGGGCGCATGGTGAGTGACGAGCTGGAAACAGTTTTGAACCTTGAAACGCATCTCGCCAAGCGGGTCATCGGCCAAGATCACGCGATGAAAATGATCGCCAAACGTATCCAAACCAGCCGTGCAAAATTGGACAATCCGTCCAAGCCAATTGGTGTTTTCCTTCTGGCGGGGACATCCGGCGTGGGCAAAACGGAAACCGCTTTGGCAATCGCCGAAGTTCTGTATGGCGGTGAGCAAAATGTCATCACGATCAATATGTCCGAATATCAGGAAGCGCATACGGTCAGCAGCCTGAAAGGGGCACCTCCCGGCTATGTGGGCTACGGCGAAGGCGGCGTTTTGACCGAAGCTGTGCGCCGCAAACCCTATTCCGTTGTGCTTTTGGATGAGGTTGAAAAGGCTCACCCGGATGTGCACGAGGTGTTTTTCCAAGTCTTTGATAAAGGTGTCATGGAAGACGGAGAAGGACGGGTCATCGATTTCAAGAATACATTGATTTTGCTTACGTCAAATGCGGGCTCTGACCTGATTATGGATATGTGCGCCGACCCAGAATTGATGCCTGAAATTGATGGTATAACCAAGGCGCTGCGGGAACCGTTGCTCAAGATTTTCCCAGCAGCCTTGTTGGGTCGTCTTGTGACCATCCCATATTATCCTTTGTCTCCGGATATGATCGGCAAGATCACTGTCCTTCAATTGAACCGTATCAAAAAGCGGACCATGGAAAATCACGGTGTTCCGTTTGAATATACCGACGCTGTGGTTGATGAAATTGTGAATCGCTGTCAGGAACTTGAGTCTGGTGGGCGGATGATCGACACTATTGTGACCAACACCATGTTGCCTGAAATTTCTTCGGAATTTTTGACGCGCATGATGGAGGGCAAGCATGTGTCCAAAGTGTCCATCGATGTGAAAGACCACGATTTTGTCTATAGCTTTGAATAA